The following coding sequences are from one Balneolales bacterium ANBcel1 window:
- a CDS encoding TonB-dependent receptor, whose product MKYNVNSAEQGEQAAGRQAFRGSLKAASVHRSAKAVPVMLALLFAMTTASAGSDFFADDGAIPIAGTTETVTGSEAAGPDSQPGSHDTQVFTERKKALAVYELSRHGDYTVPEALLRVAGMQGGRQGEFNFRGAGRNLFNLTVDGVQSATSGQGGRTFDLTTMSTDMIDAVEVIRIRTPDMHAAGIGGTINLLTPSPMVSNRNVSIIAGGGANTRYFGFTGPSSRFAATFREMIRDNLGISVQVNHQYDHSGVDLMGYEFDSADFGNGPVDVLESYATGMQTMENSRMGGSFQLYYQPDEMTEYRLRASAHSITRTTERHTDSRHAGGDWVSVQETGAAGLQSYYLHDASRVEMDASTYHVSGSGKHRFDSVELQYNAGWSHTATDVADYRFPFLFDEIDMNIDMQDRSRPFMQIVGRDILVLDDGSINRNFIIGQEFERALGDYSDHTFSGDASLRIPFEFGEAVAGASAMLKNHEATYRESSFVNQRTLRMERFNMLDQRNVGVMNGDYTIPWLVKTEDARSFLRSQRPTFTKDDDQERALSDIRNHDALEQVYAGFAMVSLDVGPLNILTGLRVEHTEATYDGREVLFNDDGEHTETRESEVTASYTDLFPHLQAETGLPGRDTRIGAAYSRSIIRPDFHLLAPFELYNPAAGIIHRGNPELEPMLSDNIDFYITHAVSQTGTVEMGLFYKNISGLMVESVRVTEDDNGMEWTERTYRNSSDEASLYGLELSAQQHLGFLPGFMRFLHVRANYTWTDSSWQPDDRGEEISLPHQSAHTVNVALGYNRGRFDMEVAWHWTDEYLYSYGSTPVMAPSVNRQNPVYLDAYEDGWSNLSASFRFRISEHFQFWADGFNLLNTEMKRFAHSRDLYPLAIDYRDGIGVRMGVRYTL is encoded by the coding sequence ATGAAATATAACGTTAACTCAGCAGAGCAAGGCGAGCAGGCGGCAGGCCGACAGGCGTTCCGCGGTTCACTGAAAGCGGCTTCGGTTCACAGAAGCGCAAAGGCGGTTCCGGTCATGCTTGCTCTTCTTTTTGCGATGACGACGGCATCCGCCGGTTCAGACTTTTTTGCTGATGATGGGGCCATACCGATTGCCGGCACAACGGAAACCGTGACCGGGTCTGAAGCGGCCGGACCGGATTCACAGCCCGGTTCACACGATACGCAGGTTTTTACGGAGAGGAAAAAAGCGCTTGCAGTGTACGAATTGAGCAGACATGGAGACTATACGGTGCCTGAAGCACTGCTTCGTGTTGCCGGAATGCAGGGCGGACGGCAGGGCGAGTTTAATTTCAGGGGTGCCGGGCGAAACCTGTTTAATCTTACCGTGGATGGTGTTCAAAGTGCGACTTCGGGGCAGGGCGGCCGGACCTTCGACCTGACCACCATGTCCACCGACATGATTGACGCCGTAGAAGTGATCCGTATCCGCACCCCGGACATGCACGCCGCTGGAATCGGCGGAACCATCAATCTGCTGACGCCATCACCGATGGTATCAAATCGTAACGTCTCCATTATCGCCGGTGGCGGAGCCAATACCCGCTATTTCGGATTCACCGGTCCAAGCAGCCGGTTTGCCGCCACATTTCGGGAGATGATCCGGGACAATCTGGGCATTTCTGTGCAGGTCAACCACCAGTACGACCACAGCGGCGTGGATCTGATGGGCTATGAATTTGATTCCGCAGACTTTGGAAATGGTCCGGTGGATGTCCTGGAGAGCTATGCCACCGGTATGCAAACCATGGAGAACAGCCGGATGGGAGGGAGTTTCCAGCTCTACTACCAGCCTGATGAAATGACAGAATACCGGCTGCGGGCCTCGGCACACTCCATTACCCGCACGACGGAACGGCATACCGACAGCCGCCATGCCGGCGGTGACTGGGTCAGTGTGCAGGAAACCGGTGCTGCCGGCCTGCAGAGTTACTATTTGCACGACGCCTCGCGTGTGGAAATGGATGCGTCGACATATCACGTCAGCGGAAGCGGAAAGCACCGCTTTGACTCGGTCGAGCTCCAGTACAACGCCGGATGGTCTCACACGGCTACCGATGTGGCCGATTACCGGTTCCCGTTCCTGTTCGATGAGATCGACATGAACATTGACATGCAGGACCGTTCCCGCCCATTCATGCAGATCGTAGGCAGGGATATCCTGGTCCTGGACGACGGCTCCATCAACCGGAATTTCATCATCGGCCAGGAATTTGAACGGGCGCTCGGCGATTACAGCGACCACACGTTTTCGGGCGATGCCTCCCTCAGGATTCCGTTCGAATTCGGAGAGGCCGTTGCAGGTGCAAGCGCGATGCTCAAAAATCATGAGGCCACTTACCGGGAAAGCAGCTTTGTCAATCAGCGGACACTGCGGATGGAGCGCTTCAACATGCTGGATCAGCGCAATGTAGGGGTGATGAACGGTGATTACACCATACCCTGGCTGGTCAAAACCGAGGATGCCCGCTCGTTTTTGCGGTCACAGCGGCCAACCTTTACCAAAGATGACGATCAGGAACGGGCATTGTCCGACATCCGGAATCACGATGCCCTGGAACAGGTGTACGCCGGTTTTGCCATGGTCTCGCTGGATGTTGGACCGCTGAATATCCTGACCGGCCTGCGGGTTGAGCATACGGAAGCCACCTATGACGGAAGGGAAGTACTGTTCAACGATGACGGCGAGCACACCGAGACGCGGGAAAGCGAGGTGACGGCAAGTTACACCGACCTGTTTCCCCACCTCCAGGCCGAGACCGGCCTCCCGGGCCGCGATACCCGTATCGGAGCCGCTTACTCACGCTCTATTATCAGGCCCGATTTCCATCTGCTGGCTCCGTTTGAACTGTATAACCCGGCTGCAGGCATCATCCACCGCGGCAACCCGGAGCTGGAACCCATGCTTTCGGATAACATCGATTTCTACATTACCCATGCCGTTTCACAGACAGGAACGGTCGAGATGGGTCTTTTCTACAAGAATATCTCCGGACTGATGGTGGAATCCGTCCGGGTTACCGAAGATGATAACGGAATGGAGTGGACGGAGCGGACCTATCGCAACAGCAGCGATGAAGCCTCGCTCTACGGACTGGAGCTGAGTGCGCAGCAGCATCTCGGCTTTCTGCCGGGCTTCATGCGATTTCTGCATGTCAGAGCCAATTACACCTGGACCGACTCCAGCTGGCAGCCGGACGACAGGGGCGAGGAAATCAGTCTTCCCCACCAAAGTGCACATACTGTAAATGTGGCTTTGGGATACAACAGGGGGCGTTTTGATATGGAAGTAGCCTGGCACTGGACGGACGAGTATCTGTACAGCTACGGCAGTACCCCGGTGATGGCTCCCTCGGTAAACCGGCAGAATCCGGTCTATCTGGATGCCTATGAAGACGGATGGTCCAACCTGTCGGCATCCTTCCGGTTCCGGATATCGGAGCATTTCCAGTTCTGGGCGGATGGCTTCAACCTGCTCAATACGGAGATGAAGAGATTTGCTCACAGCCGGGATCTGTATCCCCTGGCTATCGACTACAGAGACGGCATCGGTGTCAGAATGGGTGTTCGCTATACGCTTTGA
- a CDS encoding TonB-dependent receptor encodes MALKDGITRKGSHALLLKRLGRVTVGIGVLLLAGLAGPWLPAAMAQETGTVSGEIRDADTGETLIGANILIQGMNIGAASDVDGRYVLRRVPEGEQILEFRYIGFRSKEVPVTVVPGERVRVNVRMEPEHFLGEEVQIVARQRGQSRALTRQRQSTNIRSVISDEQIEAFGDNTVAGALSRVAGMGHGGANIRGVGAGASNITMDGQRMGSTGGDRSVDLSTISADMVQELDVVKVITPDMDADALSGVIEISTRRPVGGEREINIRAGGGFQDRYLPYAGSEYRGSFSYVDSPNDQFSFGFNMSYQRDPQSTESFSVNWAPPRSFQTVNRDNYSEEYQALLPAYIFDEDFDDSIIRDRISSLNNQVDFNIRDRYGAGLQMTFQPTDMTTFHVQGMFNYQDQQRTRHGMNYLPRVANYQSPYHTGDPSWTGPDAENQGTIRYNARLDEADIHQYTVQAGARHRFDSFDLEYSLGWGHGRFTDDQYRFGFHTHSRHEFIFDLEDRWEPKVDIAPWSENRTVSPSALRHADDGGSLDHHKNKVIDNDFKVSLDVEVPYVMGTMKFGSSSSMRFMRGSGEILASNYRSNLTIQDFRLMENASWNIFDRDHTTYMIPWMIDLPAARDFYIHQAPSFRADMETWALSTETSEYDAQEHTFAAYGMADVKFNWITILGGVRVEHTYTHYEGREGTIDANGNFRGATDISSTNRYTNLFPNLQTVFGLGRMTNIRLAYSRSIGRPNFDQLSPYIMRDYSSRRIEQGNPNLKPMLSNNYDFMFEHYFMNVGQITFGLFYKQLSDFVYSFTERIGDDEDDDFDEAEFAGWQRVGFRNGEEATVYGVEIAWQQRLDFLPGVMRNLGLYANYSYTQSIADVDRDAEGDVRQNHTHGLADLLSFFGRSVDPDYKEITPLTNQRPHVVNLGLDFSYNDFFTQISYQWAAPSISSYGDGRFVPEIRRDYRVYFDQYNDAANDLSVTMRYWVTGNFQIWADASNILNNRSINYYYDRDYYPSTSSLRGRRITAGLRYRL; translated from the coding sequence ATGGCTCTCAAGGATGGGATTACCCGCAAAGGCTCTCATGCCCTTTTGCTGAAGCGACTCGGGCGGGTGACAGTAGGAATAGGCGTATTGTTGCTTGCCGGCCTGGCCGGACCCTGGCTGCCTGCGGCAATGGCACAGGAGACAGGAACCGTCTCCGGGGAAATCAGGGATGCGGATACCGGCGAGACGCTGATCGGCGCGAATATCCTGATTCAGGGTATGAACATCGGGGCGGCCAGTGATGTCGATGGCCGGTATGTGCTTCGCCGCGTCCCCGAGGGAGAACAGATACTGGAATTCCGCTACATCGGATTCCGCAGTAAGGAAGTGCCGGTGACGGTTGTACCCGGCGAACGGGTTCGTGTGAATGTGAGGATGGAACCCGAACACTTTCTGGGCGAGGAAGTCCAGATTGTCGCCCGGCAGCGGGGACAGTCGCGCGCCCTGACCCGCCAGCGTCAGTCGACCAACATCCGAAGCGTTATTTCGGATGAACAGATTGAAGCCTTCGGAGACAATACGGTAGCCGGAGCGCTATCCCGGGTAGCGGGAATGGGCCACGGCGGAGCCAACATCCGTGGTGTGGGAGCGGGAGCAAGTAATATTACCATGGACGGCCAGCGGATGGGGTCTACCGGCGGTGACCGGAGTGTCGATCTCAGTACCATATCGGCCGACATGGTTCAGGAACTCGATGTCGTGAAAGTGATCACCCCGGATATGGATGCCGATGCCCTGAGTGGGGTTATCGAAATTAGCACGCGCCGGCCGGTCGGAGGAGAGCGGGAAATCAACATCCGGGCCGGTGGCGGGTTCCAGGACCGGTATCTGCCCTATGCCGGATCGGAATACCGGGGATCGTTCAGTTATGTGGATTCGCCGAACGACCAGTTTTCATTCGGATTCAATATGAGTTATCAGCGGGACCCGCAGTCCACCGAATCGTTCAGTGTCAACTGGGCTCCGCCCCGGTCATTCCAGACCGTAAACCGCGATAACTACTCCGAAGAGTATCAGGCACTGCTTCCGGCTTATATTTTTGATGAAGACTTTGACGATTCCATCATCCGCGACCGCATCTCCTCCCTGAACAACCAGGTGGATTTCAACATTCGTGACCGCTACGGAGCCGGACTGCAGATGACATTTCAGCCCACCGACATGACTACGTTCCATGTCCAGGGAATGTTCAACTACCAGGATCAACAACGCACCCGGCACGGGATGAACTACCTGCCCAGAGTTGCGAACTATCAGAGCCCCTATCACACGGGAGATCCCTCCTGGACCGGTCCGGATGCCGAAAACCAGGGAACCATTCGATACAACGCCCGCCTGGATGAGGCCGACATCCATCAATACACCGTTCAGGCCGGCGCTCGGCACCGCTTTGACAGTTTCGATCTGGAATACTCTCTGGGATGGGGCCATGGCCGGTTCACCGACGACCAGTACCGCTTCGGATTCCATACCCACTCGCGGCACGAATTCATCTTCGATCTCGAAGACCGCTGGGAGCCGAAAGTGGATATCGCTCCATGGAGTGAAAACCGTACGGTTTCTCCAAGCGCCCTGAGACACGCCGACGATGGCGGCAGCCTCGATCATCATAAAAACAAGGTCATAGACAACGATTTCAAGGTGAGCCTGGATGTCGAGGTTCCTTATGTAATGGGGACCATGAAATTCGGGAGCAGTTCCTCCATGAGGTTTATGCGGGGTTCCGGGGAAATACTGGCGAGCAACTACCGGTCGAACCTCACCATACAGGATTTTCGATTAATGGAAAACGCCAGCTGGAATATCTTCGACAGAGATCACACCACTTACATGATCCCGTGGATGATCGACCTTCCGGCCGCACGCGATTTCTATATCCACCAGGCGCCGAGCTTCCGGGCCGATATGGAAACCTGGGCGCTGAGCACCGAAACATCCGAGTATGACGCCCAGGAGCATACCTTCGCCGCCTACGGTATGGCCGATGTGAAATTCAACTGGATAACCATTCTCGGCGGTGTGCGCGTGGAACATACCTATACCCACTACGAGGGCCGTGAAGGTACCATCGATGCCAATGGCAACTTCCGCGGTGCAACGGATATCAGCAGCACCAACCGCTACACCAATCTCTTCCCGAACCTGCAGACGGTCTTCGGACTGGGTCGCATGACCAATATCCGGCTGGCTTACTCACGATCCATCGGACGGCCCAATTTCGATCAGCTCAGCCCTTACATCATGCGGGATTACAGCAGCCGGCGCATCGAACAGGGCAACCCGAATCTAAAGCCGATGCTATCCAACAATTACGACTTCATGTTCGAGCACTATTTCATGAACGTCGGACAAATTACCTTTGGATTGTTCTACAAGCAGCTTTCGGATTTTGTCTACTCCTTTACCGAGCGGATCGGAGATGACGAGGACGATGACTTTGACGAAGCGGAATTCGCAGGCTGGCAGCGTGTCGGCTTCCGGAACGGAGAAGAGGCCACCGTGTACGGTGTGGAGATCGCCTGGCAGCAACGGCTGGATTTCCTCCCGGGAGTTATGAGGAATCTCGGGCTCTACGCCAACTACTCCTACACCCAGTCGATCGCTGATGTAGACCGCGACGCCGAAGGGGACGTACGGCAAAACCACACCCATGGCCTTGCCGACCTGCTCTCCTTTTTCGGCAGAAGTGTGGATCCGGATTACAAGGAGATCACACCTCTCACCAATCAAAGGCCCCATGTAGTGAACCTCGGCCTCGACTTCAGCTACAATGATTTCTTTACCCAGATATCCTATCAGTGGGCGGCACCGTCCATCTCCTCGTATGGCGACGGCCGTTTTGTTCCGGAGATCCGTCGCGACTACCGTGTCTATTTCGACCAGTATAACGATGCGGCCAATGACCTTTCGGTCACCATGCGATACTGGGTCACCGGAAACTTCCAGATCTGGGCGGATGCTTCCAATATTCTGAATAACAGAAGCATCAATTACTACTACGATCGCGATTACTATCCGTCCACCTCTTCACTGCGGGGCCGGCGCATTACCGCCGGACTGAGATACCGATTATGA
- a CDS encoding DASS family sodium-coupled anion symporter, translating to MPALTENSADNSNQTTAPPNGGAPVSPAKWAGLFAGLLIFLLMLLMPSPEGLSVEGWRTAAVALLMATWWITEVIPISATALLPVVLFPLLGIADVGQAANPYANPMIFLFMGGFIIAIAMQQWGLHRRIALNIIQVMGSRPRNILAGFMVSAMFLSMWVSNTAATMMMLPIALSVIQLTKEGEHTPDEHRQYHHFAVALMLAIAYSASVGGLATVIGTPTNALLIGFVQESYGIEISFAQWMLMGVPIAVLGFPLIFYALVNVAFPVRFQTLPGGQAFIRREVSELGRMTRPELIIAFVFALVAILWMTRPLIETRIPGISDAGIAIFGALLLFLIPVDPKRGVFMLTWKAAEKLPWGVLILFGGGLTLAAAIQRTGLAEWIGGFFGILAGWPVILIILIVAMVIIMFTEMASNSATAAAFLPIMGSVAIGIGENPLLLAIPVAVVASCAFMLPVATPPNAIVYGSNVMTIPEMARAGMLLNVLFAILITLLTYFLFSLILGIDFGTVPAGLTGG from the coding sequence ATGCCTGCCCTCACTGAAAACAGCGCCGACAACTCGAACCAAACGACAGCGCCGCCCAATGGCGGAGCGCCGGTGAGCCCGGCAAAATGGGCCGGCCTGTTCGCCGGGCTTCTGATATTTCTGTTGATGCTGTTGATGCCGTCGCCGGAGGGGTTGAGCGTGGAAGGGTGGAGGACGGCGGCTGTCGCGCTGCTCATGGCCACATGGTGGATCACCGAGGTGATACCGATTTCCGCCACAGCCCTGCTGCCAGTGGTACTGTTTCCGCTGCTTGGAATTGCCGATGTCGGCCAGGCCGCCAATCCCTATGCCAATCCCATGATCTTCCTCTTCATGGGCGGATTTATTATTGCCATCGCCATGCAGCAATGGGGCCTGCACCGCCGTATCGCGCTCAACATCATCCAGGTGATGGGATCCCGTCCCAGGAATATTCTGGCGGGATTTATGGTTTCGGCCATGTTCCTCAGTATGTGGGTGAGCAATACCGCCGCCACCATGATGATGCTGCCCATCGCGCTGTCGGTCATTCAACTGACAAAAGAGGGGGAGCACACACCCGACGAGCACCGGCAGTATCACCATTTTGCCGTGGCACTGATGCTTGCGATCGCCTATTCCGCAAGTGTAGGCGGCCTCGCGACGGTCATCGGGACTCCCACCAACGCGCTGCTCATCGGCTTTGTGCAGGAATCCTACGGTATCGAAATATCCTTCGCCCAATGGATGCTTATGGGGGTTCCGATCGCCGTACTGGGGTTCCCGCTCATATTCTACGCGCTGGTGAATGTGGCGTTCCCCGTGCGTTTCCAGACGCTGCCCGGCGGACAGGCATTCATCCGCAGAGAGGTATCCGAACTGGGACGCATGACACGGCCCGAACTGATTATCGCGTTTGTTTTTGCTCTGGTGGCCATCCTGTGGATGACCCGGCCGCTCATCGAAACCCGAATCCCGGGAATCAGTGACGCGGGAATCGCGATTTTCGGAGCACTGCTGCTGTTTTTGATTCCCGTTGATCCGAAACGGGGCGTGTTCATGCTCACCTGGAAGGCAGCCGAAAAACTCCCCTGGGGTGTGCTGATTCTGTTCGGCGGCGGACTCACCCTGGCCGCAGCCATCCAGCGCACGGGCCTGGCCGAGTGGATCGGTGGCTTTTTCGGTATCCTGGCAGGATGGCCGGTGATTCTGATCATCCTGATCGTAGCCATGGTGATTATTATGTTTACCGAGATGGCCAGCAATTCGGCTACCGCCGCGGCATTTCTCCCGATTATGGGATCGGTGGCTATCGGCATCGGCGAAAACCCGCTGCTGCTCGCCATACCTGTTGCCGTGGTCGCCAGCTGCGCGTTCATGCTTCCGGTTGCAACGCCTCCGAACGCCATTGTTTACGGCAGCAACGTAATGACTATCCCGGAAATGGCCCGTGCCGGAATGCTGCTGAATGTGCTGTTTGCCATTCTGATTACGCTACTGACCTACTTCCTGTTCAGCCTGATTCTGGGTATTGATTTTGGAACGGTACCGGCAGGGCTCACAGGTGGATAA
- a CDS encoding 3-ketoacyl-ACP reductase, which produces MTEDLMKPVALITGGSRGIGKAIARKLGENGFDLAVNGVRDEEQASDALEELRQTGARVLYCQGDVGSREGRDAILARLRESFGRLNVLVNNAGVAPKERLDPLEATEESFERVMRINLQGPYFLTQVIAGWMVGQKKQQEGYEAKIINVGSISATVVSTMRGEYCISKAGFAMHSKIWAVRLAEYGIPVYEVRPGVIRTDMTSGVTDKYDRLIADGLTVQPRWGMPEDVAKAVLSLSRGDFPYSTGEVLMVDGGLTVQRL; this is translated from the coding sequence ATGACAGAGGATCTCATGAAACCGGTAGCACTGATTACGGGCGGGTCCCGGGGCATCGGAAAAGCCATCGCCCGAAAACTGGGAGAAAACGGATTTGACCTGGCCGTGAACGGGGTCCGTGATGAAGAACAGGCCTCCGACGCGCTGGAAGAGTTGCGGCAGACCGGCGCCCGGGTTCTCTATTGCCAGGGCGATGTGGGCTCCCGTGAAGGCCGTGACGCTATCCTCGCACGGCTGAGGGAGAGTTTCGGCCGGCTGAACGTGCTGGTCAACAACGCCGGCGTGGCACCGAAAGAGCGGCTCGATCCGCTCGAGGCCACAGAAGAGAGCTTCGAGCGCGTCATGCGGATCAACCTGCAGGGTCCCTATTTCCTGACGCAGGTGATCGCCGGCTGGATGGTCGGACAAAAAAAACAACAGGAGGGGTATGAGGCGAAAATCATCAATGTAGGCTCCATCTCAGCGACGGTGGTCTCGACGATGCGCGGAGAATACTGCATCTCCAAGGCCGGATTTGCCATGCACAGCAAAATATGGGCGGTGCGCCTGGCGGAATATGGAATCCCGGTGTATGAGGTGCGTCCGGGTGTTATCCGGACCGATATGACCTCCGGGGTCACCGATAAGTACGACCGGCTGATCGCCGATGGACTGACCGTCCAGCCCCGGTGGGGAATGCCGGAGGATGTCGCCAAAGCGGTGCTCTCCCTTTCACGCGGCGATTTTCCCTATTCCACGGGTGAGGTGCTCATGGTGGATGGCGGACTGACCGTACAGCGGCTCTGA
- a CDS encoding TonB-dependent receptor yields the protein MAALVLLPLFAWQAAEANSRDASAKPFSSVIAVEDLELFGDFSLQDAAKRLPGVHGMQDGSFSIRGVGLNRFNLTVDGQRLASSGMGNRLTHPGGFSADFIRDLEIIRVVTPDMDAEALGGVVNLRTFRTPSEERVISAHAGGGLQTRYSDFLSPATRASFFYSDNPVENLFLSLNLHHQNDNRALESLATQYDAADFGDGFTDVLESVAPGLYFDEHERLGGSLQLTYLHGEQAMFHLRGAFANDSRRESWHRYSRSANGNWSDAVTTAAQGRLATDLQLNDTDIQRYMVQTGGEHYLDLMNVSYTLGWSRSIIEKDDYRFPFHVERLAFDIDMADRSRPSMEPVDNAPLRRNLTLQNMDYIVNHHLDNHFTGKLDLKIPHNMGSVKVGSSALLRVKDANEEGAYRKYSYRIAGLNHSSFDDNNPLSSHVFDDDYQLPWILDSDGARSFFHSTLPNMSYDRELFYRESDIWNYRANEQIYGGYGMATFELGMLTLMGGLRIEHTEGSYDGRAVFYNRFGLYSSTEDTTSSGSYTSFFPNARIGLEPIEGLRVQLAYSRTHQRPDYHHLAPFQLTTARDTTIFRGNSALESVVSDNFDLHIEHVHPVLGAVSAGAFYKEISDFITASRRQIEISQGDIPYFDSELFAGEETVISGTERTFVNSDKSATVYGVELSWRHDLRFLPGPLENLGLYATYTWTESEYQPANREEELSLPFQSPHVLNVALSYSQARVDAQLSFYHAAKVLREYADEPRLAPSLGSEAMYLDQYRDGWSDLSAFVRFRISDYFSLWADASNLLNQEIRTYRDSRDLYPELMTLRDGQTIRLGLNYTF from the coding sequence ATGGCTGCACTGGTTCTCCTGCCGCTTTTCGCATGGCAGGCAGCGGAGGCCAATTCCCGGGACGCTTCAGCGAAGCCGTTTTCATCCGTAATAGCGGTAGAAGACCTTGAGCTTTTTGGTGATTTCTCTCTTCAGGATGCGGCAAAGCGGCTGCCCGGCGTTCATGGCATGCAAGACGGTTCTTTCAGTATCCGTGGTGTGGGGCTGAATCGGTTCAACCTGACCGTCGACGGTCAGAGACTGGCCTCTTCCGGAATGGGCAACCGCCTCACACATCCCGGCGGCTTCTCCGCCGACTTTATCCGTGACCTGGAGATCATCCGCGTGGTCACACCCGACATGGATGCCGAAGCCCTGGGTGGAGTCGTGAATTTGCGAACGTTTCGGACGCCTTCGGAAGAGCGGGTCATCTCGGCCCATGCCGGCGGCGGCCTTCAAACCCGCTATTCCGATTTTCTCTCACCAGCGACCCGCGCCAGCTTCTTCTATTCCGACAACCCGGTGGAAAATCTGTTCCTGAGCCTCAACCTCCATCACCAGAACGACAACCGTGCTCTTGAGTCGCTTGCTACACAGTATGATGCTGCCGATTTCGGAGACGGATTTACAGACGTGCTTGAGAGTGTCGCTCCCGGACTCTATTTCGACGAACATGAACGGCTGGGAGGCTCCCTCCAGCTTACCTATCTGCACGGCGAGCAGGCAATGTTTCATCTTCGCGGCGCATTCGCAAACGATAGTCGCCGGGAGTCATGGCACCGATATTCACGCTCAGCCAACGGAAACTGGTCGGATGCCGTCACAACTGCAGCGCAGGGACGCCTGGCAACCGACCTCCAGCTCAATGACACGGACATTCAGCGCTACATGGTTCAGACGGGCGGAGAACACTACCTGGATCTGATGAATGTATCGTATACACTGGGCTGGTCCCGCTCCATCATCGAAAAAGATGACTACCGCTTTCCGTTTCATGTTGAGCGGCTGGCCTTTGACATAGATATGGCCGACCGGAGCCGTCCCTCCATGGAACCGGTCGATAACGCGCCGCTGAGACGTAATCTCACCCTGCAGAACATGGATTATATCGTCAACCATCATCTGGATAACCATTTTACGGGAAAACTGGACCTGAAAATTCCCCATAACATGGGTTCCGTAAAAGTGGGTTCTTCCGCGTTGTTGCGTGTCAAGGATGCCAATGAGGAGGGCGCCTACCGGAAATACAGTTACCGGATCGCGGGATTGAACCACTCCAGCTTCGACGATAACAACCCGCTGTCGTCCCATGTGTTTGATGATGACTACCAGCTGCCCTGGATTCTCGATTCGGATGGCGCTCGCAGCTTTTTCCATTCCACCCTTCCGAACATGTCGTACGACCGGGAGCTCTTCTACCGTGAATCCGATATCTGGAACTACCGGGCCAATGAACAGATCTATGGCGGGTATGGAATGGCAACTTTTGAGCTCGGTATGCTGACCCTGATGGGCGGGCTCCGGATTGAACACACCGAGGGTTCCTACGACGGCCGGGCCGTTTTCTACAACCGATTTGGCCTGTACAGCTCCACCGAAGATACCACCAGCTCCGGCAGTTACACCAGCTTTTTTCCGAACGCCCGTATTGGGTTGGAGCCGATCGAAGGACTGCGTGTGCAACTGGCCTACTCCAGGACCCATCAGCGACCCGACTACCACCATCTGGCTCCCTTCCAACTGACAACCGCCAGGGATACGACCATATTCCGCGGCAACTCCGCTCTGGAGTCAGTCGTGTCGGATAACTTTGACCTGCACATCGAGCATGTACATCCGGTGCTCGGTGCCGTTTCTGCAGGGGCCTTCTACAAGGAGATATCCGATTTTATTACGGCAAGCCGGCGGCAAATTGAAATCAGCCAGGGGGATATCCCGTATTTTGACAGCGAGCTCTTTGCCGGTGAGGAAACGGTGATCAGCGGTACCGAAAGAACCTTTGTAAACAGCGACAAGTCGGCAACCGTGTATGGTGTGGAACTGTCATGGCGCCATGATCTGCGATTTTTACCGGGTCCGCTTGAGAATCTCGGACTGTATGCCACCTACACATGGACCGAGTCCGAGTACCAGCCCGCGAACCGGGAGGAAGAGCTCTCCCTGCCGTTTCAGAGTCCGCATGTCCTGAATGTGGCTCTCAGTTACTCTCAGGCCCGGGTGGATGCACAGCTCTCTTTCTACCACGCCGCCAAAGTGCTGCGGGAATATGCCGATGAGCCTCGTCTCGCACCGTCGCTCGGCAGCGAAGCGATGTACCTTGACCAATATCGCGACGGGTGGTCGGACCTGTCCGCTTTTGTCCGGTTCCGTATTTCGGATTACTTTAGTCTATGGGCGGATGCATCCAACCTGCTCAATCAGGAGATCCGGACCTACAGGGACTCACGTGACCTCTATCCCGAATTGATGACGCTTCGGGACGGACAGACCATCCGGCTCGGCCTTAATTATACGTTTTAG